In Aegilops tauschii subsp. strangulata cultivar AL8/78 chromosome 3, Aet v6.0, whole genome shotgun sequence, one genomic interval encodes:
- the LOC109751507 gene encoding probable alpha,alpha-trehalose-phosphate synthase [UDP-forming] 7, translating to MMSRSYTNLLDLAEGNFAALGPAGGGARRRSGSFGMKRMSRVMTVPGTLSELDGEDESEPAATNSVASDVPSSVSGERLLVVSNQLPILARRRPDGRGWSFSWDDDSLLLQLRDGIPDEMEVLFVGGVRADIPLAEQDEVSQALYDRFRCVAVFLPESLHDRFYHSFCKRQLWPLFHYMLPFASSASTATSSSSSSSSAPPAGNGRFDRGSWEAYVLANKFFFEKVVEVINPEDDYVWVHDYHLMALPTFLRRRFNRLRIGFFLHSPFPSSEIYRTLPVREEILKALLNCDLIGFHTFDYARHFLSCCSRMLGIEYQSKRGYIGLEYFGRTVGIKIMPVGIHMDQLQAVLCLPDRQWRVSELQQQFEGKTVLLGVDDMDIFKGINLKLLAFENMLRTHPKWQGRAVLVQIAKPVRGKGKDLEAIEAEIRESYNRINGEFGRSGYSPVVFIDRDVSSVEKSAYYTIAECVVVTAVRDGMNLTPYEYIVCRQGTPRSESSSEVTGPKKSMLVVSEFIGCSPSLSGAIRVNPWNVEATAEAMNEAISMSDQEKQLRHEKHYRYVSTHDVAYWSKSFIQDLERACKDHFRRTCWGIGLGFGFRVVALDPHFTKLNMDSIVMAYERSESRAIFLDYDGTLVPQTSINKTPSAEVLRIINTLCSDERNIVFIVSGRGRDKLGEWFSSCPKLGIAAEHGYFLRWSRDEEWQTCAQASDFGWMEMAEPVMNLYTESTDGSYIETKESALVWHHQDADPGFGSSQAKEMLDHLESVLANEPVSVKSGQFIVEVKPQGVSKGVIAEKILISMKERGKQADFVLCIGDDRSDEDMFENIADIIKRGMVAPKTPLFACTVGQKPSKAKFYLDDTFEVATMLSALAEATDPEPMTGYTDELATSMSSIDIGGEQSQSRGRPFDGL from the exons ATGATGTCGCGGTCGTATACCAACCTGCTCGATCTCGCCGAGGGCAACTTCGCCGCGCTCGGcccggccggcggcggggcgcggcggaGGTCGGGCTCGTTCGGGATGAAGCGGATGTCGCGGGTCATGACGGTGCCGGGGACGCTGTCGGAGCTCGACGGGGAGGACGAGTCGGAGCCGGCCGCCACCAACAGCGTCGCCTCCGACGTGCCCTCCTCGGTGTCGGGCGAGCGCCTGCTCGTCGTCTCCAACCAGCTCCCAATcctcgcgcgccgccgccccgacggCCGCGGCTGGTCCTTCTCCTGGGACGACGACTCGCTGCTCCTCCAGCTCCGCGACGGCATTCCCGACGAGATGGAGGTGCTCTTCGTCGGCGGCGTGCGCGCCGACATCCCCCTCGCCGAGCAGGACGAGGTCTCGCAGGCGCTGTACGACCGCTTCCGCTGCGTCGCGGTGTTCCTCCCCGAGTCCCTCCACGACCGCTTCTACCACAGCTTCTGCAAGCGCCAGCTCTGGCCTCTCTTCCACTACATGCTCCCCTTCGCCTCCTCCGCGTCCACagcaacctcctcctcctcctcctcatcgtcggcTCCCCCGGCTGGCAACGGCCGCTTCGACCGCGGCTCGTGGGAGGCATACGTGCTCGCCAACAAGTTCTTCTTCGAGAAGGTCGTGGAGGTCATCAACCCGGAGGACGACTATGTGTGGGTCCACGACTACCACCTCATGGCGCTTCCCACCTTCCTCCGCCGCCGCTTCAACCGCCTCCGCATCGGCTTCTTCCTCCACAGCCCATTCCCCTCGTCGGAGATCTACCGCACCCTGCCTGTCCGCGAGGAGATCCTAAAGGCGCTGCTCAATTGTGATCTCATTGGCTTCCACACTTTCGATTACGCCAGGCATTTCCTCTCATGCTGCAGTAGGATGCTGGGAATCGAATACCAGTCCAAGCGTGGGTACATTGGATTGGAGTACTTTGGCCGCACTGTTGGGATCAAAATCATGCCAGTGGGAATTCATATGGATCAGTTGCAGGCGGTTCTGTGCTTGCCGGACAGGCAGTGGAGAGTTTCCGAGCTGCAGCAGCAGTTTGAGGGGAAGACTGTGTTGCTCGGTGTGGATGATATGGACATCTTTAAAGGGATCAATCTGAAGCTTCTTGCCTTTGAGAATATGCTGAGGACGCACCCCAAGTGGCAGGGACGAGCAGTGTTGGTGCAGATTGCAAAGCCAGTCCGTGGGAAGGGTAAAGATCTGGAAGCCATCGAAGCTGAGATTCGTGAGAGCTACAATAGGATCAATGGAGAGTTTGGCCGGTCCGGGTACAGCCCTGTTGTTTTTATTGATAGGGATGTGTCTAGTGTGGAGAAGAGTGCCTACTATACGATCGCGGAATGTGTGGTAGTGACCGCAGTAAGGGATGGGATGAACTTGACACCATATGAATACATCGTCTGTAGGCAGGGGACACCTAGGTCGGAGTCCTCATCGGAGGTGACTGGGCCGAAGAAGAGCATGCTCGTGGTGTCAGAGTTCATTGGGTGCTCACCGTCTTTGAGTGGTGCTATTCGGGTTAACCCATGGAATGTAGAGGCAACTGCAGAGGCGATGAATGAGGCCATTTCAATGTCTGATCAGGAGAAGCAGCTGAGGCACGAGAAGCACTACCGTTATGTCAGCACTCATGATGTTGCTTATTGGTCGAAGAGCTTCATCCAGGACTTGGAGAGGGCTTGCAAGGACCATTTTAGAAGGACATGCTGGGGCATTGGATTGGGATTTGGTTTCAGGGTGGTGGCCTTAGACCCTCATTTCACAAAGCTTAACATGGATTCTATTGTTATGGCTTACGAGAGGTCAGAGAGCAGAGCTATATTTCTTGATTATGATGGAACATTGGTGCCTCAGACTTCCATCAACAAGACACCTAGTGCAGAAGTTCTGAGGATTATCAATACCCTCTGCTCAGATGAAAGGAACATAGTTTTTATTGTCAGCGGGAGAGGCAGGGATAAATTGGGCGAATGGTTTTCCTCGTGTCCGAAGCTGGGTATTGCAGCTGAACATGGCTACTTCTTAAG GTGGAGTAGAGATGAAGAGTGGCAAACGTGCGCCCAGGCTTCGGACTTCGGATGGATGGAAATGGCTGAACCAGTGATGAATTTGTATACAGAATCAACTGATGGATCCTACATTGAGACCAAGGAAAGTGCTTTGGTGTGGCACCATCAGGATGCTGACCCAGGCTTTGGATCCTCACAGGCCAAAGAGATGCTTGATCACCTGGAGAGTGTACTGGCAAATGAACCAGTCTCTGTCAAGAGTGGCCAGTTTATTGTTGAAGTCAAACCTCAG GGAGTAAGCAAGGGAGTAATAGCTGAAAAGATACTGATATCAATGAAAGAGAGAGGAAAGCAGGCCGACTTTGTATTGTGTATTGGTGATGATAGGTCTGACGAAGACATGTTTGAAAACATTGCGGACATAATCAAAAGGGGCATGGTTGCCCCCAAAACACCATTGTTTGCATGCACTGTGGGACAAAAACCAAGCAAAGCAAAATTCTACCTGGATGATACGTTTGAAGTGGCCACCATGCTGAGCGCACTGGCGGAGGCAACAGATCCTGAGCCTATGACTGGCTACACCGATGAGTTAGCTACGTCTATGTCCTCAATTGATATTGGTGGTGAACAAAGTCAGTCAAGGGGTAGACCTTTCGATGGATTGTAG